The Zobellia alginiliquefaciens genome contains a region encoding:
- a CDS encoding alpha-2-macroglobulin family protein translates to MKRLSLVLTVILFSQMLSAQDSGDPYTSLWKKVQKLESEDLTKSALEMVETISAKAEKEKNSEQTVKALLFTSKYIMTLEEDSQLTIINRFKAEIKKAETPTKNILESYLANLYWQYFQQNRYQFYNRTSTETKVDHVDFRTWDLTTLFHEITLHFTASLENPKELQNTDLKGFEELLNQQKGSDSFRPTLYDILAHTALQFFKSDESNITRPADKYEINDPETICEAYQFAHHNLSTQDKTSLQARALKVYQELILFHFGEPDLKPLVMADIERLNFVYQNGIFKNKETLYEETLKNSAEQLKHHETSALYRYELAKLYHTQGQAYQPETNEEPRWKKKEAIALCDEVIAKFPDSMGAEQCKSLKSQILATTLSMITEKHIPVNEPSKLLVNYKNLTSLQLSAYEVDNKQIKKLNSLYPQKEQLSFIKKLKEKKSWSASLKNEKDYQQHGIEVLLPPLENGQYIILATPEQKSKDSFAFSQIQVTNMALIETNAQSEKKYQVINRNSGKPISGAKMKFTYLKNYNKPYATKTEKTDKMGFVTLPLTNDNWNDVSVEINNNDEKAYFGNYYVNKKPEKSSVNEVTNKIFLFTDRSIYRPGQPVYFKGILIETFEEKSKVVANEKVSATLYDVNDQEITELEFKTNEFGSFNGEFILPSSGLTGDFHIETDGISLDAYNTHYFSVEEYKRPKFETSFEPVTATYKVNDSIKVTGSATSYAGSKITDAKVSYRVKRAVYFPRWFYWRMPYYNNAPQEIAHGETTTDASGSFDLKFKAIPDNSVCKEHLPTFTYEISADVTDINGETHSTTTFVSVGYHALTANISVPEQWNKDKNEDNVTISTSNLNGQPISAKGTLKMYKLQAPKQVLRSRSWPAPDYKNWSKEEYRNLFPHEAYDKEDQAIHWAKGKLVWQTDFDTEKSSTFDIKNLKKWVSGKYVIELETKDKFGQVVKEKAITTLFSDTDKQLADNRLFDIKIDKPNYEIGDKAEITLYSNSEDLTVTVTIEKEEEIIDIRKIQLNQNSKSFTVPVTENDLGGFAINYTFSAYNSFQSGALSISVPYPENRLEIETTTFRDKLQPGMEETWSFKLKGPQGEKVSAELLASMYDASLDTFRPHGWNFNPLARSSYYSSIYANAHTSFGTNSFRTYLDTDRYSYSPQQYDSFNWFGLHFGYGNYSRGLLTRKMAMSGAPVDLMEDSAPLEEVVITSSMAPEENEMGLTNHNTSTNKVEKKTDLEKVQIRTNLQETAFFFPELRTDKEGNVSFNFTTPEALTKWKLQLLAHTKDLHSSVKRLETVTQKELMVMPNVPRFLREGDEISISTKIANLTDKKLSGQAKLILVDVLSGKDVTEQLLSTKAQNEFAVDSLGNTQVSWQLKIPENLQAVQYTVIAKAGDFSDGEQSVLPVLTNRMLVTETLPMWVRSNQTKTFVLDKLRDNTSTTIQHHKLTLEITSNPAWYAVQALPYLMEYPYDCNEQTFARYYANTLASHIANSNKRIKAVFDQWASSDALLSNLEKNEELQSLLIQETPWLRDAQSETERKKRIALLFDLNKMKDAQSRALDKLKNNQKSSGAWPWFNGGSDNRFITQHIIAGIGHLNKLNVTSDTPDNQSKAEEMTRKAIGYLDAEFVEEYEQMKKYASNINHDHLSQIQIHYLYMRSFFTDIKTSKEVDKIRAYYLGQAKEYWTKKGLYSKGMLALILNRNGHTTTANKILKGLKENSIVSEELGMYWKENTPSWYWHQAPIETQALLIEAFGEIENDTETIDNLKIWLLKHKQTNQWSTTKATSEAVYALLLQGSDWLSITDAVDVSVGGKAIDAERLENTKVEAGTGYFKTSWDTSDIEKNMAEVNLTKKGNGIAWGALYWQYFEDLDKITSAETPLQLKKKLFLKKNTDTGEKISEVTDATVLKVGDLVRVRIELRSDRDMEFVHMKDMRAAGFEPINVISRYKWQDGLGYYESTKDASTNFFFDYLPKGVYVFEYDLRVNNAGDFSNGVTTIQSMYAPEFSSHSEGVRVEVGD, encoded by the coding sequence TAGAGGAAGATTCACAACTAACCATCATCAACCGTTTTAAAGCGGAAATTAAAAAAGCGGAAACCCCAACCAAAAACATTCTAGAAAGTTACTTGGCCAATCTATACTGGCAATATTTCCAACAAAACCGATATCAGTTTTACAACCGTACTTCAACGGAAACAAAAGTAGACCATGTTGACTTTCGCACTTGGGACCTCACTACACTTTTTCATGAAATCACACTTCACTTTACGGCATCCCTGGAAAACCCAAAAGAACTTCAAAATACAGATTTAAAAGGGTTTGAAGAGCTATTGAACCAACAAAAGGGTTCTGACAGCTTCCGCCCTACCCTTTACGATATTTTAGCCCACACGGCACTGCAGTTCTTCAAAAGTGATGAAAGCAATATTACCCGCCCAGCGGATAAATATGAAATTAACGATCCGGAAACTATATGCGAGGCCTACCAGTTTGCACATCATAATTTGAGCACCCAAGACAAAACTTCGTTACAGGCAAGAGCGTTGAAAGTATACCAAGAACTCATTCTCTTTCATTTTGGCGAACCTGACTTAAAACCTTTGGTTATGGCCGATATTGAGCGCCTAAACTTTGTCTACCAGAATGGCATTTTTAAAAATAAGGAAACACTTTACGAGGAGACCTTAAAAAACTCTGCGGAGCAACTAAAGCACCATGAAACCTCTGCATTGTACCGTTATGAACTAGCGAAGTTATACCATACGCAAGGGCAAGCTTATCAACCTGAAACAAACGAAGAACCGCGTTGGAAAAAGAAAGAGGCTATTGCGCTGTGCGATGAAGTAATTGCCAAGTTCCCCGATAGTATGGGCGCCGAGCAGTGTAAATCGCTTAAATCTCAAATCTTGGCTACAACGTTATCCATGATTACGGAAAAACATATTCCGGTTAACGAGCCTTCAAAATTATTGGTCAATTATAAAAACCTGACCTCCTTACAATTGTCCGCTTACGAAGTAGACAACAAACAGATTAAGAAATTAAACAGTCTATATCCGCAAAAAGAGCAATTGTCCTTCATAAAAAAGTTAAAAGAAAAAAAGAGTTGGTCCGCATCGCTTAAAAATGAAAAAGACTATCAACAACATGGTATTGAAGTGCTGCTACCGCCTTTGGAAAACGGACAATACATTATTTTGGCTACACCCGAACAGAAAAGCAAAGACAGTTTTGCTTTTAGTCAAATTCAGGTGACCAATATGGCTTTGATTGAAACCAATGCCCAATCGGAAAAAAAATATCAAGTAATCAATAGAAATTCTGGCAAGCCAATTTCAGGGGCTAAAATGAAGTTTACTTATCTCAAGAATTATAACAAGCCCTATGCTACCAAAACTGAGAAAACAGATAAAATGGGATTTGTAACTCTTCCCTTAACGAATGATAACTGGAACGATGTTTCGGTAGAAATTAACAATAATGATGAGAAGGCTTACTTTGGCAATTATTATGTAAACAAAAAACCGGAAAAAAGCAGCGTTAACGAGGTAACAAACAAAATTTTTCTCTTTACGGACCGAAGTATTTACCGCCCAGGGCAACCTGTTTACTTTAAAGGTATTCTGATAGAAACTTTTGAAGAAAAATCGAAAGTGGTAGCTAATGAAAAGGTGTCGGCAACCTTGTATGATGTTAATGACCAAGAAATAACGGAACTCGAATTTAAGACGAATGAATTCGGTTCTTTTAATGGTGAGTTTATACTTCCAAGCTCAGGCCTAACAGGAGATTTTCATATCGAAACCGATGGTATTTCCTTGGATGCCTATAACACGCATTATTTCTCCGTAGAAGAATACAAACGCCCAAAATTTGAAACCTCTTTTGAACCTGTTACAGCGACTTATAAAGTAAATGACAGTATAAAAGTTACAGGGAGTGCTACTTCTTATGCCGGAAGTAAAATTACCGATGCCAAGGTAAGCTACCGTGTAAAACGCGCCGTGTACTTTCCACGCTGGTTTTACTGGCGTATGCCCTATTACAACAATGCTCCCCAAGAAATAGCTCATGGAGAAACTACTACAGATGCTTCAGGTAGTTTTGATTTAAAATTTAAAGCCATACCCGATAATAGTGTCTGCAAAGAGCATCTACCCACTTTTACTTATGAAATTAGTGCAGATGTTACGGACATTAACGGAGAAACGCATAGCACCACTACTTTTGTGTCCGTTGGTTATCATGCGCTTACCGCCAATATATCTGTTCCCGAGCAATGGAACAAGGACAAAAATGAAGATAATGTAACCATTTCTACCTCCAATCTTAATGGGCAACCTATATCTGCAAAAGGAACCTTGAAAATGTATAAACTACAAGCTCCAAAGCAGGTGCTGCGTTCTAGGTCCTGGCCGGCCCCTGATTATAAAAATTGGAGCAAAGAAGAGTACCGCAATCTTTTTCCACATGAGGCCTATGACAAAGAGGATCAAGCAATACATTGGGCGAAAGGTAAATTGGTGTGGCAAACTGATTTTGACACTGAGAAATCTAGTACGTTCGACATAAAAAACCTAAAAAAATGGGTGTCGGGCAAATATGTTATCGAATTGGAGACCAAGGATAAATTTGGCCAAGTTGTAAAGGAAAAAGCCATAACCACACTTTTCAGTGATACCGATAAACAATTGGCTGACAACCGCCTGTTCGACATTAAAATCGATAAACCTAATTATGAGATTGGTGACAAGGCTGAAATTACGTTATACTCAAACTCAGAGGACCTGACCGTAACCGTTACTATTGAAAAGGAAGAAGAAATCATTGATATACGTAAGATTCAATTGAACCAAAACTCAAAATCGTTTACAGTCCCGGTTACTGAAAATGATTTAGGAGGATTTGCTATCAATTATACGTTTTCTGCCTATAATTCCTTTCAATCGGGTGCATTGTCTATTTCTGTGCCTTATCCAGAAAACCGACTTGAAATCGAGACCACTACTTTTAGAGATAAATTACAGCCGGGTATGGAAGAGACTTGGTCGTTCAAACTAAAAGGACCTCAAGGAGAAAAAGTATCTGCCGAACTTTTGGCAAGCATGTACGATGCCTCTTTAGATACTTTTAGACCACACGGATGGAATTTTAATCCGCTTGCTCGAAGCTCCTATTATTCCTCCATTTACGCTAATGCCCATACCAGCTTTGGCACGAATTCATTCCGAACCTATCTGGATACAGACAGATATAGCTACTCACCGCAACAGTACGACTCCTTTAACTGGTTTGGGTTACATTTTGGTTATGGAAACTATAGCAGAGGTTTATTAACCAGAAAAATGGCAATGAGCGGTGCCCCTGTAGACCTTATGGAGGATAGTGCGCCATTGGAAGAAGTTGTCATTACCTCTTCAATGGCTCCAGAAGAAAATGAAATGGGGTTAACCAATCACAATACCTCAACTAACAAAGTTGAAAAGAAAACTGATTTAGAAAAAGTACAAATCCGTACAAACCTTCAGGAAACGGCATTTTTCTTTCCTGAATTACGAACGGATAAAGAAGGAAATGTTTCGTTCAACTTCACCACGCCAGAAGCGCTTACCAAATGGAAACTACAATTATTGGCCCATACAAAAGACCTGCACAGTTCTGTTAAGAGGTTAGAGACCGTTACGCAAAAAGAACTAATGGTGATGCCAAACGTACCGCGTTTTCTGCGTGAAGGTGATGAAATCAGCATAAGTACTAAAATTGCGAACCTCACGGATAAAAAGCTATCTGGACAAGCGAAACTTATACTTGTTGATGTACTTTCAGGAAAAGACGTCACCGAACAATTATTGAGTACGAAAGCTCAAAATGAATTCGCGGTAGACTCGTTAGGGAACACTCAGGTTTCATGGCAACTTAAAATTCCAGAAAACCTTCAGGCCGTTCAGTATACCGTGATAGCAAAAGCGGGCGATTTTAGTGATGGCGAACAAAGTGTGCTTCCCGTTTTGACCAACCGTATGTTAGTTACGGAAACCTTACCGATGTGGGTACGTAGCAATCAGACCAAAACCTTTGTTTTAGATAAATTGAGGGATAATACCTCAACTACAATACAACATCATAAACTTACTTTGGAAATCACTTCCAACCCAGCTTGGTATGCCGTTCAGGCACTGCCTTATTTAATGGAGTATCCGTATGATTGTAACGAGCAAACTTTTGCCCGATACTATGCCAACACACTAGCAAGCCATATTGCCAATTCAAACAAAAGAATAAAAGCGGTATTTGACCAATGGGCCAGTTCCGATGCGTTACTGAGCAACTTGGAAAAGAATGAAGAACTACAATCCCTTTTAATTCAAGAAACCCCATGGTTACGCGATGCGCAATCTGAGACCGAACGGAAAAAACGAATTGCGCTTTTATTCGACCTCAACAAAATGAAAGATGCACAGAGCCGTGCACTTGATAAATTGAAGAACAACCAAAAATCATCCGGGGCATGGCCGTGGTTTAACGGTGGTTCTGACAACCGGTTCATCACCCAACATATTATTGCGGGAATTGGCCATTTAAACAAACTAAACGTAACCTCTGACACACCCGACAACCAGTCTAAAGCGGAAGAAATGACCCGAAAGGCCATTGGTTATTTGGATGCCGAATTTGTAGAAGAATACGAGCAAATGAAGAAATACGCTTCCAACATAAATCATGATCATTTAAGCCAGATACAAATTCACTATTTGTACATGCGCAGCTTCTTTACCGATATTAAAACCTCAAAGGAAGTTGATAAAATTAGGGCGTATTATCTTGGGCAAGCCAAAGAATACTGGACTAAGAAAGGGCTTTATTCGAAGGGAATGTTGGCCCTCATCTTAAACAGAAATGGTCACACCACCACGGCTAATAAAATTTTAAAAGGATTAAAAGAAAACAGCATCGTGTCGGAGGAACTAGGTATGTATTGGAAAGAAAACACCCCGTCTTGGTATTGGCATCAAGCCCCTATTGAAACACAAGCGCTTTTGATAGAAGCTTTCGGAGAAATCGAAAATGATACAGAAACTATAGATAACCTGAAAATTTGGCTTCTAAAGCACAAACAGACCAACCAATGGTCTACCACCAAAGCTACCTCCGAAGCCGTTTACGCATTGCTCCTACAGGGCAGCGACTGGCTTTCCATAACCGATGCCGTTGATGTTAGCGTTGGAGGAAAAGCTATAGATGCTGAAAGGTTAGAAAATACTAAAGTGGAAGCAGGAACAGGCTATTTTAAAACTTCGTGGGATACTTCTGATATAGAAAAAAATATGGCTGAAGTTAACCTGACTAAAAAAGGAAACGGAATAGCTTGGGGCGCCCTGTATTGGCAGTATTTTGAAGATTTGGACAAAATAACATCCGCAGAAACACCTTTACAGCTTAAGAAAAAGTTATTCCTAAAAAAGAACACGGATACAGGTGAAAAAATCTCAGAGGTTACCGATGCAACAGTTTTAAAAGTAGGTGATTTGGTGCGTGTACGAATAGAACTTCGTTCTGATCGGGATATGGAATTCGTTCATATGAAAGACATGCGAGCGGCAGGGTTTGAACCTATTAACGTAATCTCCCGCTACAAATGGCAAGATGGTTTGGGGTACTATGAAAGCACCAAAGATGCCAGTACCAATTTCTTTTTCGATTATTTACCGAAAGGAGTTTACGTATTTGAATACGACTTAAGGGTAAACAATGCCGGAGATTTCAGCAATGGAGTTACTACAATCCAAAGCATGTACGCACCCGAATTTTCTAGTCATTCGGAAGGAGTACGGGTAGAGGTTGGTGATTAG
- a CDS encoding LytR/AlgR family response regulator transcription factor has translation MKQIRAVIVEDSRLARNELKELLKDYSEIELIGEAENVDNGVELIKKTKPELLLLDINMPEKDGFELLEMLDEVPITVFTTAYDEFAIKSFEYNALDYLLKPISESRFALAMEKVKNKLEKSKEIEEPKNERLTENSQIFIKDGEKCWLVKIGDISHFDIVGNYTRVFFEDQNPMLYKSLNQVEDKLPTQNFFRANRQQIINTNYIGDVVPWFNGKLKLTMKNGVEVEVSRRQSYLFKDRMSL, from the coding sequence ATGAAACAGATTAGAGCGGTAATAGTTGAAGATTCAAGACTGGCAAGAAACGAATTGAAAGAATTGTTAAAAGACTATTCTGAAATTGAGTTGATAGGCGAAGCAGAAAATGTTGACAATGGGGTAGAGTTGATAAAAAAAACAAAACCCGAGCTTCTATTATTAGATATAAATATGCCAGAAAAGGATGGTTTTGAGCTATTGGAAATGCTCGATGAGGTTCCAATAACGGTTTTCACTACAGCCTATGACGAATTTGCAATTAAATCTTTTGAGTATAACGCACTGGATTACTTACTAAAACCTATAAGTGAAAGCCGTTTTGCATTGGCAATGGAGAAGGTGAAAAACAAGCTAGAGAAATCGAAAGAAATCGAAGAACCAAAAAATGAGCGGTTGACGGAAAACAGCCAGATATTCATTAAAGATGGAGAGAAATGCTGGTTGGTCAAAATTGGGGATATTTCTCATTTTGATATTGTAGGGAACTATACCCGAGTCTTTTTTGAAGACCAAAATCCAATGCTCTACAAATCCCTAAATCAAGTAGAGGATAAACTACCCACTCAAAACTTTTTTCGAGCGAATAGGCAACAAATCATCAACACCAACTATATAGGAGATGTGGTTCCGTGGTTCAATGGTAAACTTAAGCTTACTATGAAAAATGGGGTTGAAGTTGAAGTTTCCAGACGTCAGTCTTACCTTTTTAAAGACCGGATGAGCTTGTAA
- a CDS encoding sensor histidine kinase has protein sequence MKITRLRKELLFYILQILGWYAVYSTVFLFKEFSFTYRVYDFLTSGLSAIISTSIYRIYLKNNVDFEIFSKKNVIRLLVAFVSCSALIYSLVSLFELAYEKIWGKTDGELEWLKENVNFIIRIFDTTVIVLLWTIVYFIFKFILEANKNHLLQLELNTTLREAQLNTLKGQINPHFLFNSINNVRGLMLEDVGKSQEMISKLSEMLEYAFAKNTVDAIPLCEELEMVENYIALSKIQMEDRLQYVEEIDEEALQIPIPPMIIQLLIENAAKHGIANLKDGGAITLNVTKDNENLFITVANTGKLKIAKDSTQLGLKNIRQRLRLLHGQKASFSLKEIEGEVVASIKIPLE, from the coding sequence ATGAAAATAACTAGACTTCGAAAAGAGTTACTTTTCTATATTTTGCAAATATTGGGATGGTATGCAGTTTACTCTACTGTATTTCTTTTCAAAGAGTTTAGCTTTACCTACAGGGTATATGATTTTTTAACTTCAGGTTTATCGGCGATCATTTCTACGTCTATTTATAGAATCTATTTGAAAAACAATGTAGATTTTGAAATTTTTAGTAAAAAAAACGTGATTAGATTACTTGTTGCATTTGTATCCTGTTCGGCCTTGATATACTCGCTTGTAAGTTTATTTGAATTGGCATATGAAAAAATATGGGGTAAAACTGACGGTGAATTGGAATGGCTTAAGGAGAATGTAAATTTCATAATTAGAATATTCGATACAACTGTAATAGTACTGTTATGGACCATTGTATATTTTATATTCAAATTTATCTTGGAAGCGAATAAAAATCACCTATTACAATTAGAATTAAATACCACCTTGAGAGAGGCACAATTGAATACTTTAAAAGGGCAAATAAATCCACATTTTTTATTCAATAGTATAAATAATGTCAGGGGATTGATGCTTGAAGATGTGGGTAAATCGCAAGAAATGATTTCCAAACTATCGGAAATGTTGGAATATGCATTTGCCAAAAATACTGTAGATGCTATTCCATTATGTGAAGAGTTGGAAATGGTAGAAAACTATATTGCGCTTTCAAAAATACAAATGGAAGATCGGTTGCAATATGTTGAAGAAATAGATGAAGAAGCATTACAGATTCCTATACCTCCTATGATAATTCAGTTGTTGATAGAGAATGCCGCTAAGCACGGGATTGCCAATCTCAAAGATGGAGGAGCTATAACATTGAACGTTACAAAAGACAACGAAAACTTATTTATAACCGTAGCAAATACGGGAAAATTAAAAATAGCGAAGGACTCTACGCAGCTGGGGTTAAAAAATATCCGGCAACGATTGCGCCTCTTGCATGGTCAAAAGGCTTCTTTTTCATTAAAAGAGATAGAAGGTGAGGTTGTTGCTAGCATAAAAATTCCATTAGAATGA
- a CDS encoding sensor histidine kinase, protein MRIFTFLGKHLFWVLQILGWGIIFFFIGYAAFIDGNSLFDTTLISSSIFIAGVITTSIYRWLLKRYSTLEFNLKNISRVIGLAFVCCMLWVLILYLFKHFIVLDHAGSGSETHKEHEGIAITLGPMILGLALLSVWTLLYYIVKSLRNHNQNRIERLQLRESIKNAQLNILQGHVNGKFLIKVLHSIRKQMPLDTKNARKMLTDLSELLRYSLSNQNVKSISISHEMDMVQKYLELYQIDAPNTIKLSNEMNSEFLDNTVPPMLLISMFELMLDDAVVNGANKRELRLYCENLDDNMVLGLHTSGVLNTGLKEDTGFKKVNQRLRLLYGKGGTLSIIKEQKLIKLYIPRYQNRTEEK, encoded by the coding sequence ATGAGAATATTTACTTTTTTAGGTAAACATCTTTTCTGGGTACTTCAAATCCTGGGGTGGGGAATTATATTTTTTTTTATTGGTTATGCTGCTTTTATCGATGGCAATTCTCTTTTTGACACGACCTTAATAAGTAGCTCTATTTTTATCGCGGGTGTAATTACTACTAGTATATATAGGTGGTTGTTAAAGAGGTATTCAACTCTGGAATTTAATCTCAAAAATATTTCAAGGGTTATTGGTCTGGCATTTGTATGTTGTATGCTTTGGGTACTGATATTATATTTATTTAAACACTTTATAGTACTTGACCATGCGGGCAGTGGCTCTGAAACTCATAAGGAACATGAAGGTATAGCAATTACATTGGGGCCAATGATTCTTGGATTGGCTTTGTTAAGTGTATGGACGTTACTGTATTACATTGTAAAGTCTCTTCGTAATCATAATCAAAATAGAATAGAAAGGTTGCAATTGCGTGAAAGTATAAAGAATGCTCAATTAAATATTTTACAAGGTCATGTAAATGGTAAATTTTTAATAAAGGTGTTACATAGTATTAGAAAACAAATGCCTTTGGATACAAAAAATGCTAGAAAAATGCTTACAGATCTGTCAGAGCTTTTAAGGTATTCTCTTTCAAATCAAAATGTGAAGAGCATATCTATTAGTCATGAAATGGATATGGTACAGAAATACTTAGAACTATATCAAATTGATGCTCCCAATACTATCAAACTAAGTAACGAAATGAACTCCGAATTTTTGGATAACACAGTTCCTCCAATGTTGTTAATAAGTATGTTTGAATTAATGTTGGATGATGCTGTTGTAAATGGAGCTAACAAAAGAGAATTAAGGCTGTATTGTGAAAATTTAGATGATAATATGGTACTAGGTTTACATACAAGTGGAGTTTTAAATACGGGTCTGAAAGAAGATACTGGATTTAAAAAAGTCAATCAACGCTTGAGGCTTTTGTATGGTAAGGGAGGTACTTTAAGTATTATTAAAGAACAAAAACTAATTAAGCTCTATATTCCTAGATATCAAAACAGAACAGAAGAAAAGTAA